The Amycolatopsis viridis genome window below encodes:
- a CDS encoding YebC/PmpR family DNA-binding transcriptional regulator — MSGHSKWATTKHKKAALDAKRGKLFARLIKNIEVAARTGGGDPEGNPTLYDAIQKAKKNSVPQDNIERARKRGAGEEAGGADWQTINYEGYGPNGVAVLIECLTDNRNRAAGEVRTALTRNGGSLADPGSVSYLFNRKGVVIMPKNDLSEDDVLMAVLDAGAEEVNDLGDNFEIVSEATDLISVRKALQDAGYDYESADPTFLPSVSVPLDAEGAKKVFRLIDALEDCDDVQNVYANFDVSDEVLEEVGA, encoded by the coding sequence ATGAGCGGCCACTCCAAGTGGGCCACCACGAAGCACAAGAAGGCCGCCCTCGACGCCAAGCGTGGCAAGCTGTTCGCGAGACTGATCAAGAACATCGAGGTCGCCGCGCGGACCGGCGGGGGTGATCCCGAGGGCAACCCGACCCTCTACGACGCCATCCAGAAGGCGAAGAAGAACTCGGTCCCGCAGGACAACATCGAGCGCGCCCGCAAGCGCGGCGCCGGCGAGGAGGCGGGCGGCGCGGACTGGCAGACGATCAACTACGAGGGCTACGGCCCCAACGGCGTCGCCGTGCTGATCGAATGCCTGACCGACAACCGCAACCGCGCCGCCGGCGAGGTGCGCACCGCGCTGACCCGCAACGGCGGCTCGCTCGCCGACCCGGGCTCGGTGTCGTACCTGTTCAACCGCAAGGGCGTGGTGATCATGCCCAAGAACGACCTGTCCGAGGACGACGTGCTGATGGCCGTCCTGGACGCGGGTGCGGAGGAGGTCAACGACCTCGGCGACAACTTCGAGATCGTCTCCGAGGCCACCGACCTGATCAGCGTCCGCAAGGCGCTGCAGGACGCCGGCTACGACTACGAGTCCGCCGACCCGACGTTCCTGCCGTCGGTGAGCGTCCCGCTCGACGCCGAGGGCGCCAAGAAGGTGTTCCGGTTGATCGACGCGCTCGAGGACTGCGACGACGTGCAGAACGTCTACGCCAACTTCGATGTCTCCGACGAGGTGCTGGAAGAAGTCGGCGCGTGA
- a CDS encoding DUF4262 domain-containing protein — MPPVTETLAPEESDLLEWIVNQAETRGNAVISVAGDESGPGFAFTACVWALHEVPEAVVVGLPERMAPVLLDAYVDRAANGEQFEPGKVYHDFFEGVPVTFERVAKGHYLEYFGSAFLVYPDGDFPALQIIVATPDGHWPWSDEAPEGFADWQPVLTESGRPESWTPGTDGP, encoded by the coding sequence ATGCCGCCCGTGACCGAGACCCTCGCGCCCGAAGAATCCGACCTCCTCGAGTGGATCGTCAACCAGGCCGAGACCCGTGGCAACGCGGTGATCTCCGTGGCGGGGGACGAGTCCGGGCCGGGGTTCGCGTTCACGGCGTGCGTGTGGGCGCTGCACGAGGTTCCCGAAGCGGTCGTCGTCGGGCTGCCGGAGCGGATGGCGCCGGTCCTGCTCGACGCCTACGTCGACCGCGCGGCCAACGGCGAGCAGTTCGAGCCCGGCAAGGTCTACCACGACTTCTTCGAGGGAGTCCCGGTCACCTTCGAGCGCGTCGCGAAGGGGCACTACCTCGAATACTTCGGCAGCGCGTTCCTCGTCTACCCGGACGGCGACTTCCCGGCGCTGCAGATCATCGTCGCCACCCCGGACGGGCACTGGCCGTGGAGCGACGAGGCGCCCGAGGGGTTCGCCGACTGGCAGCCGGTCCTCACCGAGAGCGGGCGGCCGGAGAGCTGGACCCCGGGCACCGACGGTCCATAG
- the ruvC gene encoding crossover junction endodeoxyribonuclease RuvC gives MRVLGVDPGLTRCGLGVVDGGTGRTVTCVAVDVVRTPVDDTLERRLLAVSDAVEQWLDTYRPAAVAVERVFSQHNVRTAMGTAQAGGVVALAAARRGLPVVFHTPSEVKAAVTGSGRADKAQVTGMVTRLLGLAQAPRPADAADALALAICHLWRQPMRDRLAEAEARAAELARTHRARLAAAAKSANTVSRTAVTRLNTRTPGKGVRG, from the coding sequence GTGCGAGTGCTCGGCGTGGACCCCGGGCTGACCCGGTGCGGCCTCGGCGTGGTGGACGGGGGCACGGGCCGCACGGTCACGTGTGTCGCGGTGGACGTGGTGCGCACCCCGGTGGACGACACGCTCGAGCGGCGGCTGCTCGCGGTCTCCGACGCGGTCGAGCAGTGGCTGGACACCTACCGGCCGGCGGCGGTCGCCGTCGAGCGCGTCTTCAGTCAGCACAACGTGCGCACCGCCATGGGCACCGCGCAGGCGGGGGGAGTGGTCGCCCTGGCCGCGGCCCGCCGCGGGCTGCCGGTCGTGTTCCACACCCCGAGCGAGGTCAAGGCCGCCGTCACCGGCAGCGGCCGCGCGGACAAGGCGCAGGTGACCGGCATGGTCACCCGGCTGCTCGGGCTCGCGCAGGCGCCCCGGCCGGCCGACGCCGCCGACGCGCTCGCGCTCGCCATCTGCCACCTGTGGCGCCAGCCGATGCGCGACCGCCTCGCCGAGGCCGAAGCCCGCGCGGCCGAACTGGCGCGCACGCACCGGGCCCGCCTGGCCGCGGCGGCGAAGTCGGCCAATACCGTATCCCGGACGGCGGTGACGCGGCTGAACACGCGGACACCGGGGAAGGGAGTGCGCGGATGA
- the ruvA gene encoding Holliday junction branch migration protein RuvA, with product MISSVRGEVLSVGLDHVVVEVGGVGLAVQATPATLATLRRGEQVRLHTSLVVREDSLTLFGFADAEARELFGLLQTVSGIGPRLALAALAVLDPDKLRTALAEGNITVLTQVPGIGRKGAERLTLELRDKVTAAGAETAAVPAAGAVRAEVVEALTGLGFPAKQAEQAVEKVLAAGEAGTTPAVLRAALSALGRK from the coding sequence ATGATCTCCTCGGTCCGGGGCGAGGTGCTCTCGGTCGGGCTCGACCACGTGGTGGTGGAGGTCGGCGGCGTCGGCCTCGCGGTGCAGGCCACGCCGGCGACGCTGGCCACCCTGCGCCGCGGTGAGCAGGTCCGGTTGCACACGTCGCTGGTGGTGCGCGAGGACTCGCTGACCCTGTTCGGGTTCGCCGACGCCGAGGCCCGCGAGCTGTTCGGGCTGCTGCAGACCGTGTCCGGGATCGGCCCGCGCCTGGCGCTCGCCGCGCTGGCGGTGCTCGACCCGGACAAGCTGCGCACCGCACTGGCCGAAGGCAACATCACCGTCCTCACCCAGGTGCCCGGCATCGGCCGCAAGGGCGCCGAACGGCTCACCCTCGAACTGCGCGACAAGGTCACCGCGGCGGGAGCGGAGACCGCCGCGGTTCCCGCGGCCGGCGCGGTGCGCGCCGAGGTCGTCGAGGCCCTCACCGGTCTCGGGTTCCCGGCCAAGCAGGCCGAACAGGCCGTGGAAAAGGTGCTCGCCGCGGGCGAGGCCGGCACCACACCGGCCGTGCTGCGCGCGGCCCTGAGCGCTCTCGGGCGCAAGTGA
- the ruvB gene encoding Holliday junction branch migration DNA helicase RuvB: MTEYPADETLSALPQLGEREMETTLRPSRLSEFIGQPRVREQLELVLESARRRGVPPDHVLLSGPPGLGKTSLAMIVAAELDASIRITSGPALERAGDLAAMLSNLAEGDVLFIDEIHRIARPAEEMLYLAMEDFRVDVVVGKGPGATSIPLEIAPFTLVGATTRSGALTGPLRDRFGFTGQMEFYADHELDQVIRRSATILGIDIDPDGSAEIARRSRGTPRIANRLLRRVRDYAEVREDGRVTLAVARAALEVYDVDELGLDRLDRAVLSALVHSFGGGPVGVSTLAVAVGEEPTTVEEVCEPYLVRAGMLARTPRGRVATPSAWEHLGLRPPPRPDQAGPTLFD; this comes from the coding sequence GTGACCGAGTACCCGGCGGACGAGACCCTCTCCGCGCTGCCCCAGCTGGGCGAGCGCGAGATGGAGACGACGCTGCGCCCGAGCAGGCTGAGCGAGTTCATCGGCCAGCCGCGGGTCCGCGAGCAGCTGGAACTGGTGCTGGAGAGCGCCCGCCGCCGCGGCGTGCCGCCGGACCACGTGCTGCTGTCCGGCCCGCCCGGCCTGGGCAAGACCAGCCTGGCGATGATCGTCGCGGCCGAGCTGGACGCCTCGATCCGGATCACCTCCGGCCCGGCCCTGGAACGCGCCGGCGACCTGGCCGCGATGCTGTCCAACCTCGCCGAGGGCGACGTGCTGTTCATCGACGAGATCCACCGCATCGCCCGGCCCGCCGAGGAGATGCTCTACCTCGCGATGGAGGACTTCCGCGTCGACGTGGTGGTCGGCAAGGGGCCGGGTGCGACGAGCATCCCGCTGGAGATCGCGCCGTTCACCCTGGTCGGGGCCACCACCCGGTCCGGTGCGCTGACCGGTCCGCTGCGCGACCGGTTCGGCTTCACCGGTCAGATGGAGTTCTACGCCGACCACGAGCTGGACCAGGTGATCCGGCGTTCGGCGACGATCCTGGGCATCGACATCGACCCGGACGGCAGCGCGGAGATCGCCCGCCGGTCGCGCGGCACGCCGCGCATCGCCAACCGGCTGCTGCGCCGCGTCCGGGACTACGCCGAGGTCCGCGAGGACGGCCGGGTGACCCTCGCGGTGGCCCGTGCCGCGCTGGAGGTCTACGACGTCGACGAACTGGGCCTGGACCGGCTGGACCGGGCGGTGCTGTCGGCGCTGGTGCACTCCTTCGGCGGCGGCCCGGTCGGGGTCTCCACGCTCGCGGTCGCCGTCGGCGAGGAGCCGACGACCGTCGAGGAGGTGTGCGAGCCCTACCTGGTGCGTGCGGGCATGCTCGCACGCACGCCACGTGGGCGGGTGGCGACGCCGAGTGCGTGGGAACACCTCGGGCTGCGCCCGCCGCCACGCCCGGACCAGGCAGGGCCTACCCTGTTCGACTAA
- the yajC gene encoding preprotein translocase subunit YajC codes for MEQLFLPLLLMLVVAIPLVMGTRKQKRAAQEQQKLQGSLSEGDRVMTTSGLYGTVADTSSDTTIDIEIAPGVVTTWLRQAVREKVAPEVADETGADDAEDVNDAAVVEPVETTGPAQAEEKPGPQIAPPLEHEKK; via the coding sequence ATGGAACAGCTTTTCCTGCCGTTGCTGCTCATGCTCGTCGTGGCGATCCCGCTGGTGATGGGCACCCGTAAGCAGAAGCGTGCCGCGCAGGAGCAGCAAAAGCTGCAGGGCAGCCTGTCCGAGGGCGACCGGGTGATGACGACGTCCGGCCTGTACGGGACGGTGGCCGACACCAGCAGCGACACCACGATCGACATCGAGATCGCTCCCGGTGTCGTGACGACGTGGCTGCGCCAGGCGGTGCGCGAGAAGGTCGCGCCCGAGGTGGCCGACGAGACCGGGGCCGACGACGCGGAGGACGTCAACGACGCCGCCGTGGTCGAGCCGGTGGAGACCACCGGGCCCGCCCAGGCCGAGGAGAAGCCCGGCCCGCAGATCGCGCCGCCGCTGGAGCACGAGAAGAAGTAG
- the secD gene encoding protein translocase subunit SecD, with protein sequence MAPPAGRIRPGRYLGLFVLIVVVLYALVFFTGGGKPTPKLGIDLQGGTRVTLSARTPDGSAPSRDSLNQARQIIETRVNGIGVSGTEVVLDGNNIVITVPGEQGDQAKKLGQTAQLGFRKVLDAQTVTTPPVPPPPGQADDPATIQQAKATRQAAALVTGNGDTLAPAPAASQALAAYACSTQDPLRGNDDPNLPLMTCDQNGTEKYLLGPVFLKGTEIANAAAAPPAQNKPGWTVELSFKSDGRQTWADFTTKNIGQRAAFVLDTEVVSAPTIQSAILDGNTQISGSFTQQQTKDLADILKYGSLPLSFAASDATTVSATLGLASLEAGLIAGGIGLALVFVYCLVYYRLLGFLTIVSLGLSGLIVYAVLVLLGRWINFTLDLAGVAGFIIAIGVTADSFVVFFERLKDEIREGGRSFRSAVPRGWVRARRTILASDAVMFLASAVLYAIAVGDVQGFAFTLGMSTVLDLIVVFLVTHPLVALASKSKFLSRPKLTGLGGVQTLAAQRRPARKVPAGAGAKES encoded by the coding sequence GTGGCACCACCGGCCGGGCGGATCCGCCCGGGACGCTATCTCGGCCTTTTCGTCCTGATCGTGGTCGTCCTCTACGCGCTGGTGTTCTTCACCGGCGGGGGCAAGCCGACGCCGAAGCTGGGCATCGACCTGCAGGGCGGCACCCGGGTGACGCTGAGCGCGCGCACCCCGGACGGATCGGCGCCCTCGCGCGACTCGCTCAACCAGGCGCGCCAGATCATCGAGACCCGCGTGAACGGGATCGGCGTCAGCGGCACCGAGGTGGTGCTCGACGGCAACAACATCGTGATCACGGTGCCCGGCGAGCAGGGCGACCAGGCCAAGAAGCTCGGCCAGACGGCCCAGCTCGGATTCCGCAAGGTGCTCGACGCGCAGACGGTCACCACGCCGCCGGTCCCGCCGCCGCCCGGCCAGGCCGACGACCCGGCCACGATCCAGCAGGCCAAGGCGACCCGCCAGGCCGCCGCTCTGGTCACCGGCAACGGCGACACCCTCGCCCCCGCTCCAGCGGCTTCCCAGGCGCTGGCTGCGTACGCGTGCTCGACGCAGGACCCGCTGCGCGGCAACGACGACCCGAACCTGCCGCTGATGACCTGCGACCAGAACGGCACCGAGAAGTACCTGCTCGGCCCGGTGTTCCTGAAGGGCACCGAGATCGCCAACGCGGCCGCCGCGCCGCCCGCGCAGAACAAGCCGGGCTGGACCGTGGAGCTGTCGTTCAAGTCCGACGGCCGCCAGACCTGGGCCGACTTCACCACGAAGAACATCGGCCAGCGCGCGGCGTTCGTGCTCGACACCGAGGTCGTCTCCGCACCGACGATCCAGAGCGCGATCCTCGACGGCAACACGCAGATCAGCGGCAGCTTCACGCAGCAGCAGACCAAGGACCTGGCGGACATCCTCAAGTACGGGTCGCTGCCGCTGTCGTTCGCCGCGTCCGACGCCACCACCGTCTCGGCGACGCTCGGCCTGGCCTCGCTCGAAGCGGGCCTGATCGCCGGCGGCATCGGTCTCGCGCTGGTCTTCGTCTACTGCCTGGTCTACTACCGCCTGCTCGGGTTCCTGACGATCGTCTCGCTCGGACTGTCCGGCCTGATCGTGTACGCGGTGCTGGTGCTGCTCGGGCGGTGGATCAACTTCACCCTCGACCTGGCCGGTGTCGCCGGGTTCATCATCGCCATCGGCGTGACCGCGGACTCGTTCGTGGTGTTCTTCGAACGGCTCAAGGACGAGATCCGGGAGGGCGGGCGCAGCTTCCGCTCCGCGGTCCCGCGCGGCTGGGTGCGCGCCCGGCGCACCATCCTCGCCTCGGACGCGGTCATGTTCCTCGCGTCCGCGGTGCTCTACGCCATCGCGGTCGGCGACGTCCAGGGCTTCGCCTTCACCCTGGGCATGTCGACCGTGCTCGACCTGATCGTGGTGTTCCTGGTGACGCACCCGCTGGTCGCGCTGGCATCGAAGTCGAAGTTCCTGTCCCGGCCGAAGCTCACCGGGCTCGGCGGCGTGCAGACGCTGGCCGCCCAGCGGCGGCCCGCGCGCAAGGTGCCCGCCGGCGCGGGCGCGAAGGAGTCCTGA
- the secF gene encoding protein translocase subunit SecF has protein sequence MADELNTETATSTGATPAAKKAGKESVFHRLYVGTGAFDIVGKRKRWYVFFAVLVLVCLASIGIRGFNLGIEFEGGTQIQMPARGANGPITTDAAKRAFADALGEQSESAQTVGVGDAATVQLRSSTLDADQVAKVKQSLFDELKPIGSNGQPSAQAISDSAVSASWGQEISKQALIALAVFMVLVTVFLAIYFEKWMAITALIALVHDILVTAGIYSLVGFEVTPATVIGLLTILGFSLYDTVVVFDKVKENTRGILGLTRRTYAETANLALNQTLMRSINTSVIALLPVLGLLVVGYILLGSGTLQDLALVQLTGMLAGVISSLFLATPLLVDFKMRDPKYQQQADRVRARRASQARKAAEREEDFDAGDDEALGAELRKEKAYAAAASVPARTPKAQPRRGRPSGKRKR, from the coding sequence GTGGCAGACGAGCTGAACACCGAGACGGCGACGTCCACCGGCGCCACCCCGGCCGCGAAGAAGGCCGGCAAGGAGAGCGTGTTCCACCGCCTCTACGTCGGCACCGGCGCCTTCGACATCGTCGGCAAGCGCAAGCGCTGGTACGTCTTCTTCGCGGTGCTGGTGCTGGTCTGCCTCGCCTCGATCGGCATCCGCGGTTTCAACCTGGGCATCGAGTTCGAGGGCGGCACCCAGATCCAGATGCCGGCCCGCGGCGCGAACGGCCCGATCACGACCGACGCGGCCAAGCGGGCGTTCGCCGACGCGCTCGGCGAGCAGTCCGAATCGGCGCAGACCGTCGGCGTCGGTGACGCGGCCACGGTGCAGCTGCGGTCCAGCACGCTGGATGCCGATCAGGTCGCCAAGGTCAAGCAGTCGCTGTTCGACGAGCTCAAGCCGATCGGCAGCAACGGCCAGCCGAGCGCGCAGGCGATCAGCGACAGCGCGGTGAGCGCCTCCTGGGGACAGGAGATCTCCAAGCAGGCGCTGATCGCGCTGGCGGTGTTCATGGTCCTGGTGACCGTGTTCCTGGCGATCTACTTCGAGAAGTGGATGGCCATCACCGCGCTCATCGCGCTGGTGCACGACATCCTGGTCACCGCGGGCATCTACTCGCTGGTCGGGTTCGAGGTCACCCCGGCGACGGTGATCGGCCTGCTGACGATCCTCGGGTTCTCCCTCTACGACACCGTGGTGGTGTTCGACAAGGTCAAGGAGAACACCCGCGGAATCCTCGGCCTGACCCGCCGCACCTACGCCGAGACGGCGAACCTGGCGCTGAACCAGACCCTGATGCGGTCGATCAACACCTCGGTCATCGCGCTGCTGCCGGTGCTGGGCCTGCTGGTCGTCGGCTACATCCTGCTCGGCTCGGGCACGCTGCAGGACCTCGCGCTCGTACAGCTGACCGGTATGCTCGCCGGCGTGATCTCGTCGCTGTTCCTGGCGACGCCGCTGCTGGTGGACTTCAAGATGCGCGACCCGAAGTACCAGCAGCAGGCCGACCGGGTGCGGGCGCGCCGCGCCAGCCAGGCGCGCAAGGCGGCCGAGCGCGAGGAGGACTTCGACGCGGGCGACGACGAGGCCCTCGGTGCGGAGCTGCGCAAGGAGAAGGCGTACGCGGCAGCGGCGAGTGTCCCGGCGCGCACCCCGAAGGCGCAGCCGCGGCGCGGACGGCCGTCGGGCAAGCGGAAGCGCTGA
- a CDS encoding adenine phosphoribosyltransferase, translated as MELERALGLIAEVPDFPEPGVLFRDLSPLFADAGGFRAVVDALAATVDPETDVLAAVEARGFLLAAAVGYARGLGVVLVRKPGKLPTVAGRVDYALEYGTAALELPAGVVAPGQRAVVVDDVLATGGTVAAACELLEKAGAAVSGVSVVMELAALDGRSALAGRKVSSLLVA; from the coding sequence GTGGAGCTGGAGCGCGCGCTCGGCCTGATCGCCGAGGTGCCGGACTTCCCCGAGCCCGGTGTGCTGTTCCGCGATCTGTCGCCGCTGTTCGCCGACGCCGGCGGGTTCCGTGCGGTCGTCGACGCCCTGGCGGCGACGGTCGACCCGGAGACCGACGTGCTGGCGGCGGTCGAGGCGCGCGGGTTCCTGCTCGCCGCGGCTGTCGGCTACGCCCGCGGGCTCGGGGTCGTGCTGGTGCGCAAGCCCGGCAAGCTGCCCACCGTCGCGGGACGGGTGGACTACGCCCTGGAGTACGGGACGGCTGCGCTGGAGCTGCCTGCCGGTGTCGTCGCGCCCGGGCAGCGGGCGGTGGTGGTCGACGACGTGCTCGCCACGGGTGGCACCGTCGCCGCCGCGTGCGAGCTGCTGGAGAAGGCCGGTGCGGCCGTGTCCGGTGTGTCGGTCGTGATGGAGCTGGCCGCCCTCGACGGGCGGTCGGCGCTGGCCGGGCGGAAGGTCAGCTCACTGCTGGTCGCCTGA